A segment of the Vespula pensylvanica isolate Volc-1 chromosome 9, ASM1446617v1, whole genome shotgun sequence genome:
tattattaaaaaaaataaaaaaaataaaaaaaaaaaaataaaaaaaaaataaaataaaaagaaaagacaagaacaaaaaaagaaaaaagaattttcaataatgaTCAACGCGATTATTCACCCTTTCAAAACATATCCATATTTTTTGTCTAGTTgaagaagacgagaaaaagtcaagaaaaaaagggaaaagaaatcaaagaggCGTTAAAGGGTTGCAACTTCCTGATAAACCTCGACCTATCACGCTGTTTCTCGATTTGGAAGATATGAAAGAGGTCACGCCCGAGACAGTGCCCGGTTTGTCGCCTTGCTGGAGCCATTTGGTTCATGTCGTTCAATCGCGTGATCTTCCATTGGATCCTAAAGacgtaaattatttctctacgatatactttttgtttcgatagatagatagatagatagagagagagaaagagaaagagaaagagaaagagagagagagagagagagagagagacaaagctGTTAGAAATGTATCGACGTTTTTCTATTACATAGATAAAAGAACCTTTACCAAAATGGAAAGAATATCGATGGATAAATTGGGCGATCGATCGAGGTTTGCTTGATCCAGTGGAATACTTTGTTCCTattcgttatttaaaaatcgtcAGTTCATTGAGAGAATGCAAGGAAGGTGTTTTTCTGAGGAAAAATCTAAATTCCTTTATCAACGAATTTTTagaagaaacaacaaaaaatcaGGAAGTAATATCtcctgaaaaaaaagaaaaggaagaaacgatcgatgaaattaGCTTTTGGtgtgattttaataaaatggcATCGTACGTGAAAGTAGTTCATCTCTTTTACAAGCCTGAATATTTTGGATATACTTTAAGAATGTCAGATTCCTTTCTGCTGGATGATCAAAAGAACATAATTTTGCTAccgaagaaacagaaaaaagatagtagGAAAGGTAGCAGAAAGAGTGTACCGTCGGACGTGGTTCATGATGATTCGGTAGAATTTATGGATACTTATGCCTGGCCTAGAACCATGAAATCATCGAGAAACGAGCCGTTGTATTTCTTTTGCGATTCAGTCGAGGAGaagtttttgttaataaattttagtaCCATGGAAGAACGATTACCTTTGAATATTGTTTCGAAGGGAGAAGAGGCCAGTGATTCGGTATTGATAAGATCATTATCTGAAGATAGAAGTTATCTCGTCGTAGAAAGACACAGTTGGTTCTTCAGGCCTACCGAATCAAGAGCACTTATATCAATTTCAACGTCTGGCACCAAGTCGAGTGTGCTGGAGTTAGAACCAGGAAGACATCTTTTGCGTATTTATTGCCGTTCGGAGTCACGTTGTttcatatcgattttatctgaCACAATTTTTTACGTTGGTGATCGTCTTACAATACAATCGTTAATGAGTACGGAATCGGCGAGAATCGATGTTTTAGTTAAACACATTAGCAATTCCCTAGCTAAAGCGTTTTTCAGTTTTGGTAGCAAAGATTATTCCTTGAATTTGAAGGCATTTTATCATAGTTATATGCCAGATTTAACGAACGTTTCGAAAAACAAAGACAGAGCTACGTTCAAACAAATACATGACTACTTTatagaagaattatttaactCGATCAAAAAGATCTTCCCTTCGGAACAGCTTcgcgaaattttattttccttgaaAGTCTTTTTTCTCAATCCTAGAATCGGTTTAGAACATAGCAAAACTCCGTCGATCTTACGTGTTTTTCAAGAGAATGGAAAATCCACGTCAATAGAAAAcgattcgaacgaatcgatctGCGAAATGATTTGGATCAATTACGATCAAGCAGCTACCATCATCCAAGCTTTTTTTAAGGCGGTAATGGTTAAGCAGTATAAACGGCGACACAATTCCAATCATAAGGATCACTCAAAGATCTTAACGAATCTCTTGATGATCGTTGAACTTTTCGATCATTCTAAGAGCGAGTCATTAGCGTCTATTTTGTTGAGAAACGTCattcaaagaaacaaaaactttAACGAGGCTTATCCTTGTTCCAAGGACTTTCAATACGTATTACAAGTAATTTCAATggatttacataaaaaagagaaagaaaacgaaaatatatgtttcattATCTCCTACTTTGTTCCAGATACAAGAATGCAAAGGTACTTTGTTGAACGTTAAACCAGATCAATGGATTCCAATAACGAGACTAATCGTGAATGCTCaggaaaacgaaacgatcttTGGCACGATACAACTTTTTACAAACTTAACGAGTTACAATTTGCGATTATACAACAACGAAACCGGTCGAGAAATGTGGAGAGTCATTAACAACGTTGCTCCATCTAATTATCGGCATACGACAGTCGGTTACACGCTCTTCGCTTACGGCTACGATAATAATCAAAGATCAGAAGACACGGAATggatactttattttattacaatgaaGGGACAACCAATGTTTTATCAATTAGCTGACAAGGAACCCATTTCGTTGAACACGAAGATACCAGTTTTAATCATTGAAGAAACGTCTAACATTTATATACCTAATTCGACGAATTTAATTTCCAAGTGGATCGTCAATATCGTTCGTGATAGCCTGTTGTCGTTTAAATTGACGACTTCATCCAAATTGGTCCAAATGAAATTAAGAATTGTCGATCAGAAAgataatgttttattagaaATCGAGGGTGGATTTGTCCTGTGTGTTCCGGTTGTATATTTgaagttagaaaaagaaaacgtaaacaTGGAAAATTCCCGTACTACTTATTACATCGAGGTATTTGTTCTTCATGATAGTTGGCCATTAGCTGAGACTGAATGGTCTTTGGTAagtatacaaattaattattaatgataaaagtatataaaaaatattgtgttAATATATCTTCAAGGTATTAGAGGCAAGGacaaaaaacagaaacgaTTCAATTCGAACAAAATCTTCGAacattaaaatacaaaaatccgatataataagaacaaaacGTAATTCGAAGCAAGTCGTCGATCAACGTTTGAATTCACCTTTTTGGAAATTTCAAACCGTCATCGATGCTAACAGTGGTGTGGAGgtgattttattaaagaaaaaaaaaaaaaaaaaaaaagaaaaagaagatagaagatatcTTCTCCGAATCATTGATTAACATTCGTCTTTCTATTAAGTAGATTATtcaagatagaagaagagaacagGAGATATTATCCTTGAAAGAATCCTGGTGGAAGGATGATCCTGAACGACTTCAACGTGGTAAGGAACTCAGAGAAGCTTTTTTGGACACTTACAGTATACGTTCAATTTCTTCGATGAActtggaagaagaaatatctattGAAATGAACAAACGTATGGGAAGACGAAAAATTCGAGAATCAGAGATTTGTAAGCGATTGACTTTAACAGAGAGCATTGTTACCAAGTTTTTGAAGTATCCACGATCTCGTAGCTTCGAATTACCAGTATTAGACTTGAGTAAGTTCCagaagatcgaagaagaaatggaaatatCTCGAATTAGGAGCAACtcggaaagaaagattttaacaGAACAACGATATGCCGATGTTTCCGACTTCTTTCTGACttatgataattttcttcAGAGATTAGACGATTGGTCGTACGAGCAattgagaaaatataaaaaattgtggAACGATCTCGAAGAGAATATCTCTCAAAGGAAAGCTCAGCTTGAGAAAGTTTACGAGACACGTCAGGCTTATATTTCTAGCATTAAGTTGCTCGATACGCctaaaaaagtgaagaaaggagaaaagagaagtgcgagaacataaaaaacaatgactacaacgacaacaaaaataataataatgataaaataataatagtaataattaatggaTAGCCTTGTAAATAGATATCTAACGATATTAACCGATGTCAAAGAAATCGTTTGCCTTTAGAATCGTTAGACAATTAATTAGAATGATTATCAGAATGTGCgaacttttctctccttcgtatatttttgattAGAATTATCTCGATTCCCCCGGTCAAGGATAGGCTGATGCTTTTCCGTAAAAGTTTCTCTACTTACGTAGATCATGTTCCGTGGCAAGAATACAggcttacatacatatattgcgTTGTTGATGACGGTGCGCGATATACCTTTTAATGATGCCACTCCCgacggtctctctctctctctctctctctttctcaaaaaaaGCATGATTATCGTTCTGCCGATTTTTCATACACCAGACCAGTCTCTCTTTCCTACCATGTCGCCCCACCAacgattattacaaaattacgaGAAAGGCGACGAGTAAGCAAAAAGGATTCATAATAAACCTAGGTGCCTTAAGGTACAGTGCAAGTTGTTGAACTTATcagattattgttattattcacaaattatcattatcgtcgaGAACGAGTGAtcacaattataataatattcgatcatCGAACgacttatttatttagttttctgtttttttttcttttttctctcaatttcATACGAAACCGCGCGCGTATTGAtcgacgataattaatattgtaaaaattccTCGAAcgatttgattaatttaaaacgccgattaataatatcgtagtGGGAACGTtatagaattgaaaaaaaaaaaatagagcgaaaaaagaaaatgttgcaATTCCACGACAAACATCTAATTCCTATTGGTCGTTTGAAAAAAGTCTCATGGAAAGTCGTTAACCGAGCATACTGTACGTGTCCGATCGCGAGCCGAGCACGTTTGCGTATGTTCCTTGATTGCAGGTGCAGTAGCTGTTGTAGGCACGGTGTTGGATCGTGCGTGAAGGATCAGAAGTCGCGTGTCGGTGTGAGAGCACCCGCCGAGCCGGTAATCATTGTCCTTCGTGTTTGTTAGCGGTTAGTCCAtcatctctctcccttcctctttctctttctgtcttttccaCCAtggtgaaagaagaagagttatTCTCACGTATGCCTTGGCAACGACGTAACAAATCGTATACATACATCGCAAAGTCGTTTAATtattagtttaaaaaaatatttgatatttttttcctctttcttcttttcttctttccaagtATCTCGTACCTTGTACGACAAAAAGTCATTTGAATAAGACGGTAGGAAATAAAACGTAATGTCGTATTTCTTCCCACGAAGTAACTATTTTGAAGTAAAGATTTCGTAGGCCGTTTTCTATGGAGCGGTTTAACGCTCGACGTTTCTCGATCGTATCTCCTCGTGTCTTTCATCGTGAAACATTATCTCTGCCGCCATCCGACACCATTCTCGGACCCCCCAGGAGTTCGTTACTcttgtcttcgtcgtcttcgtcgtcgtcctcttgAAGAAGGAAGCGTTGCAACctttgaaagaagaatttaccgagagagaagaaattatgTACAACAGAAGCACGTACATTTTGCATGGCTCGTTTACCAGCAGGAATCCACCTAACGAACCTAACGAATTGAATCCTCTGAAACATCCAATTGGCTTTTCTTTGGTAAACAAGGCAACGTATCGAGATGGAAATTATCGTTGAGAGTACGTTGAAGTAGGTATCTTTATTTGCGATATAAGAGACAATAACGTTGAAATTACAGCGAGCATCGTCGTGCCTTTATCTATTTGACATCTATCGTACGATATCATCCCGTATCAAAGGCGGTTCCGCTCTGAAGATATATACGCCTTTATGTGCCCTAATTAACAAGCATcgcatcatcatcttctttctttctctcgcattcAACACCAAGCGCGCGATTCAATTCGTCACCTCGACGACATTCTCGCCCGCATAGACTCGATTCTCTCTTTGTTGATTCATTATATCggatgttttttcttttctttttttctttctttctctctttttttctttttttcttttacgctCGTCTACTCGGTGAATAGTTTTATTCATAAAGCGAAAAAggattatgattttatttctattcgatacgatttgatttattagatcataatattttcttcctctttatcctctctttctttctttctttctttctttctttttttttcgctatctttaattagttataatattataaagtaattcgaacgatcgagaaataatttttaaggaTTTAAAAGGCACTGCTCTATGAgatctttattttaatatgttaaTTCAATTCAGCCTTCTCTCGGACGGGCTTATTGGTCCAGAACAAAAGGTCAATGTCACTAGTATTTCTTAATCAAAACTTCAACGTTTTGATAAAGCATATTGCGAAATATTCTTCGGCCTACTTTCCGTACCTACATTACTATGATTCTTCTTCTAATATTCCAATGTAGAACGATCGCAATTATAAAACTGTaaaattatcgtataaaatatttttatcacgatAACACGTTGACGCCggcttattttatttcacgcAGGAACAACGAACCGTCTCtgtttaattgtttatttatcggACTGACGTTTGTTTTTCGCGTTAAACAAGATTCATTCGTATATaggaaattatgaaaaaaatattcttaagaTGACCATGGCCCAAGATAAGAAAGTCTCGTTTCTAAACGTCTATTTGACCTATATTTCAACTTAAATAAGTAGAAAATGGAGAAGCAATGTAcgcctttttatttattgcatagcatttatcttttcattaatcAGTTTAGATTAATGTCTTAGACAGTGTCAGTATGCTTtattttttggttttcttttctttctttctttctttctttctttcttttcctttttctttttctttttctttttcttttcttatcatgCGAATACGTACGCGTGCccatttataattcatattgGGCCGCGTTCAAGTGTctgagagaaagacagacaaacagaaaaagagagagaaagagagagagatagagagagagagagagagagagagaaatgttcaTACATGCATGCCGACGTTGACAAGAAGATGGTAGAAGAAGGGTTGAGAGCATCGTCTTCGTTCGAAGGAAGGGGAAAtttaaagagaaggagagagagagagagagagagagagagagagagagaaagagtgaaagagagagaaaatgagagggaaagggaaagaagcgTACGTGCGAGCGTGATAAAGACAGCAAGAGTGAGTGTAAAagcgagagagtgagagagagagagagagagagagagagagagagggaaagatgcTGGAGAGACTTCTCTCCGGATGAGCCCTCTCTCGGAGTATCTCGTCTACGGCGATTTGCTGCTCCAGTCTCGCGCCGAGTCCCGTCGGCGCATCTCTTTTCGTCCTTCTGTCtcttcgatctatctatctgtctctttctctctctctctcgcacgcgcgatcgagagaagaaacgcGCGCGTTTTTCGTCACGTTTgagaaaaagatcttttctcatttcgtataatcatcgatcgataaccgatcaaatcgatttttagTCTTAtgttaaaagttttctttttttttctttttctccggcTTTTTTCCTCCCCCCACCCTcgactacacacacacacacacacacacatacacgcacattttagttacattttttttcttttctttcattctcgttcactttgtttcttcttcttcttcttcttcttcttctttttctgcttctttttcttcttcttcttcttttccctcctttcctttttttttcgtttttaaatataaaggtataaaagatattaatattataaaggtTTAGGCACGGGAAAGTCGGGAAAtatgaaattgattttatagtGGACGAGTTTGTTGTCGAACAAGAcggaagatatttttttttatttgtgacCCTGTGAAATTGATTACTACGGTGCTACGATCAAGgtatcgatgataataaaaaaaagaagagatatatgGTATCCTTcagaaaaaaagggatattaaatatagttggaacatttgtttcttttctccttctttttctttcttttttttctattcttttcgttcttttttttttcgaaacgcGACGCTCACGATGCTCGTTGTCTCATATCGCTCGCTCCTAGCGGAagttatcgatcattttttccttctttctctctttttcttcttcttttctctttctcttattattctaCGATTAATAATCTCCCAACACCTACTCGCTTATCTTCTTACtcatttttcacgaaaaaacTCGTAGAACTGAACGGAAGAAATTTGTCTCGAatcgatctcttttcttttttattttttatctttctttctttctctctctctccttcattttttatatatacatatatatgtacgtatatatacatatacgtatattcatGTACAAGTTTTATGGTACTTTAATGACAGTGTTCGACCAGTCCCGCTTTTACGTTATGATAACGAGAGAAAGCCACGTTCGTGAATTTGCGAAGAACATCGTCGTgccattttaattttgttttaattttgtgTTTCGAACTtcatcttatttctctctctctctctctctctctctctctctctctctctctctctctctatttctctttttcattttctttagaaatatattagaacatgaaaagagaaaggaaaggagaaaaaacgatatatcgaattaatttcgcAAAACtccttctgtttttcttctctgacAAAAGGATGGCAACGAGCTTCGCGTGTTGGATATTAATATCAGAAGATAATTCCGCCTATCTCATCGTACTAATTTGGTGCTTCCGGAACGTCCTCgtctcttatctctttctttttctctttctccctcttcttctttctctctctctctctctttctctttctttctcagtcTTTCACAGATTCGAAGCAGCGACGGAATTCGCATCGTGACGATAAAGTTAAAACAACGAGTGTGTCCTTTGAATTGAATTTCCAGTAGAGTGATTCAGCTGTACACCTGTTCGCGTTTGATATCCtttgggaaaaagaaaaaaacaagaaaaggcATAACGATGATGGGACCGTTCTTCGTGATTAAGTGCCAAAGAAAAGGACGAtgataatcattttaataatagatgTCTGCCTGTCGAAGGACTATCAACGACGACGTTTGATCTTTGAAAAGGACATCGAACATGCGTGTTAATAAACGTATTCTCGTCTACGATCTATCGAAAGCCTAACGATACGAAACTTTTATTCGAGAGAATTGAAAGAGTGTAAGAAagtgaaggaaggaagagaaaaataaaaaactaggaagaataaaaaataaaaaaggaaagaaagaaaaagataagaaaaaaagaaagaaaaaaaaggaagaaaaaagataggaaggaaggaaggaaggaaggaaggaaggaaggagaagagaggaatcGTCGATAGGAGAGGAGGAATTTGCGAACAATGTTACTTCGACGTGAAAGGAAACGTCAAAGGAATGGACCCTCGTGGTTGTTGATCGTAGCTTTGGTCCTTCTTACGAGTCGAGTCATCGAAGAATGCAATGCGACGGGACAACGTTATAACACGCCTAGTCCTACGCAGGAGTTGGATAATACATTGCAAAGCGTACCACCGACTGGGTGAGtatcatattttcttcttattcatcttcttattcttctttcgaatcCGCCCTTTACCTTTAGGAACATTAAATTATTCCAATCGTtcgaattaatgaattatgaTTTGTCATAATCGTTATAGTCGAAAAACCTAGCCTATTATCGATCTTATATTATACGAGAGAATCTTTTCTCATCGTCGACGATTTAAGGCTCGCTTTTAAgattaaatacgaaaaaaaaaaaaaagaaaaaattaatgatatacgtatatatagactTCAGACgaagtgttttttttttttttgctatctATAATAAGAACGTCGAGGGCCTAGGCCTCGTTTAATGTTTTAAGATAAGTTGTGATTCATCATACTTTAAAACCACGAGGATTCTTAATGACTATTACGCGAGGTTCTTAATTACTAAAGCAGATCGTGTCGAGACACTCTCGTAGCCTTTGTGTTTTTTGGCTAATGTAGAGTCCCCGGAGGGTAATGAAAATCGCTTTGATGAAAAAGTTGAATGACGTAACACGTCGTCGTGACTCTTAATTTGTTTTACATTGGATGTTTACCACGTGTCGTTTGcatctattataatatatcactgatttttttttcttttttttaaacgtcttTACAATGTAAGCCTTTCGAAATGATAATTATGTTGAATGAGTCGTTTTAaagatatctttattattataatttgtatttaattaagCTAATTTTCGGTCGTCGAATTTAAATTGAGCGTTAAAcgtttcttcaatttttcttttatatatatgtatatatatatatatatatattttttttttccttgtaaaAAAGCAATCTCTGAATtgctctttatctttatcttaaaATCCTTTGAAGAATTCGGAAGCAGATTTGCTATTCGCTGTTTCTTTACCGTGTCTTTCTTGACTTAGCGAATTGCGCGTTCCAAACCCTGATAACTTCTAATTGGGTTATCGCGGTGTTACGTTACAGCGCTTCGTTGAATTCTACTTGCTCGACAATCCACTTTTTTGCACCAAAAGTGAAGCGGGAGGCCGATAAAGCGGTGCACTCGCGTCTCCATTGTCCTCCCACGCATTCCTCACTTTACCAAAGAGAACAACGAGATCTTAAACGCGATCGGTAATTCGAGACCAACGTAAAATGGATTTAGTGAGAAGGATTGGGAGGGAGGGCTCGAGTGTGGGGGGTGCGACGGTGGATCGTGACGTAAAACGCGTAAAAACGGAAACAATTGTCCgtataaatggaaaaagacGTCTAAACGAATTTAGAAAATCGTTGGATCTAGAACGACTTTAAGAGGAACGttaataaatagaagagaaaagaggacaaAATTCTGGTATAACTGATATCGTAAAATCTTTGATCTCGATTAACGTTGCACCGTAGAAATgagattatttattcgaaacatgacgataaaagaaaatttataaaaacaatgattaaaataacagacaattaataatatagatgaaaaattatgtttgtcctttttattatatattctttaatagtATACTATTACATATcctatatattcgtttattcttaTAGTTGTATTAGTGTAAAATCGATTGATACGCTATTATTGACTCACTATCTCACAAAAATGAAGTACGAccgtgtttttctttctctctttattttgcCGCACAAAAGCCACCAACTCTCCGAGGCGTTAGCCACTCTCAGGGAAAAGTATTCAACATTAACTGAAGATATCGTATAACTGAGACCAGAAGAACTAGTTTGTTACGGTAAAAGATTCTTGGCAGCTCATTGCACGCGGTAGCGCCGCGATCTACGTAGATCTTTCTCCTCGACGacatcctcctcttcctcgtcgacaacgacaacgacaacgacaacgattcATACCTTCTCGCTAATATAAAGACAAAAAGTCGTCGATCCCACTGATTTCACTTCGGCAGGAGATACATCGCTTTGTGAAAGATcgctaataaaaatataaatcgtgtctttctttttcctgtcttcttcttttttctttttttttcct
Coding sequences within it:
- the LOC122631803 gene encoding androglobin-like, whose translation is MDTSVRSKKLTDTDFKDNFNENSIIPWTEWKDTELNNEKWSTPQNGDDGLFFDTELTPMPLSLEPYEWIRPHFLKDLTEPLTVYTITKEYPDLIKRNKHLLHSEFIRWFISSLINLQYCGQNGLEVSGESNNFIWNGRKEKWQGWMHVYSNNKAGHGVSHRPIFNPNGKYIVRLYFLGCWRRIVVDDFIPVDKDGNPLLPTTGNGFELWPLLLAKALLKIASLTWSHRREIVDFNPVSCFTGWICLSLNVVHLSPRDKWEFLVKYAEHFEWKQEGTNSENVTLVEEDEKKSRKKGKRNQRGVKGLQLPDKPRPITLFLDLEDMKEVTPETVPGLSPCWSHLVHVVQSRDLPLDPKDIKEPLPKWKEYRWINWAIDRGLLDPVEYFVPIRYLKIVSSLRECKEGVFLRKNLNSFINEFLEETTKNQEVISPEKKEKEETIDEISFWCDFNKMASYVKVVHLFYKPEYFGYTLRMSDSFLLDDQKNIILLPKKQKKDSRKGSRKSVPSDVVHDDSVEFMDTYAWPRTMKSSRNEPLYFFCDSVEEKFLLINFSTMEERLPLNIVSKGEEASDSVLIRSLSEDRSYLVVERHSWFFRPTESRALISISTSGTKSSVLELEPGRHLLRIYCRSESRCFISILSDTIFYVGDRLTIQSLMSTESARIDVLVKHISNSLAKAFFSFGSKDYSLNLKAFYHSYMPDLTNVSKNKDRATFKQIHDYFIEELFNSIKKIFPSEQLREILFSLKVFFLNPRIGLEHSKTPSILRVFQENGKSTSIENDSNESICEMIWINYDQAATIIQAFFKAVMVKQYKRRHNSNHKDHSKILTNLLMIVELFDHSKSESLASILLRNVIQRNKNFNEAYPCSKDFQYVLQIQECKGTLLNVKPDQWIPITRLIVNAQENETIFGTIQLFTNLTSYNLRLYNNETGREMWRVINNVAPSNYRHTTVGYTLFAYGYDNNQRSEDTEWILYFITMKGQPMFYQLADKEPISLNTKIPVLIIEETSNIYIPNSTNLISKWIVNIVRDSLLSFKLTTSSKLVQMKLRIVDQKDNVLLEIEGGFVLCVPVVYLKLEKENVNMENSRTTYYIEVFVLHDSWPLAETEWSLVLEARTKNRNDSIRTKSSNIKIQKSDIIRTKRNSKQVVDQRLNSPFWKFQTVIDANSGVEIIQDRRREQEILSLKESWWKDDPERLQRGKELREAFLDTYSIRSISSMNLEEEISIEMNKRMGRRKIRESEICKRLTLTESIVTKFLKYPRSRSFELPVLDLSKFQKIEEEMEISRIRSNSERKILTEQRYADVSDFFLTYDNFLQRLDDWSYEQLRKYKKLWNDLEENISQRKAQLEKVYETRQAYISSIKLLDTPKKVKKGEKRSART